A genomic window from Chitinophaga pollutisoli includes:
- a CDS encoding thermonuclease family protein, producing the protein MMINGKAVRIRLFGVDAPEKGQPFGEKARQYCADLCFNKTVRMVKKNKDQYGRIVAEVYLPDGSSLNHRLVAAGFAWHYTQFSNSQELARAQEKAKLEKSGLWAGKSPIAPWNWRKQHRRMAR; encoded by the coding sequence ATGATGATAAATGGGAAAGCGGTCCGCATCCGGTTGTTCGGTGTGGATGCGCCGGAGAAAGGGCAGCCCTTCGGTGAAAAGGCCCGGCAATATTGCGCGGACCTTTGTTTCAACAAAACCGTGCGGATGGTCAAAAAAAACAAGGATCAGTATGGACGGATCGTGGCGGAAGTGTACCTGCCCGACGGCTCTTCCCTGAACCACCGCCTCGTAGCCGCCGGCTTCGCGTGGCATTACACCCAGTTCAGCAACAGCCAGGAACTGGCACGCGCCCAGGAAAAGGCGAAACTGGAAAAATCGGGGCTATGGGCCGGCAAAAGCCCGATCGCTCCCTGGAACTGGCGGAAGCAACACCGCCGCATGGCCCGATAA
- a CDS encoding recombinase family protein: MKSAYLYVRVSTDEQKRKGYSLVEQEDHLVKHCQLYNIKIKGTFREDFSAKDFNRPEWKKLIKAIRKNKHRPPENILFIKWDRFSRNVEYAYQMIRTLRELNVQTMAVDQPIDFDIPESIVMLAVYLSIPEAENCRRGLTTSDGIRRAKKMGKWPTKAPIGYMNRTAPDGKKFIMPKHPEAEYIKWSFEQLATGTCTISQVMKIANIKGLQCGRSHFWRILRNPIYCGIIKIPAGRNEEEQYVKGIHEPLISETLFFQVQSLTNKKNNKLESREALKSVFPLRGLLSCPWCGGKLTGSISQGKHSKYAYYHCLKHRCKGRFRAETLNHNYEEKLKHIRLRPEAYELFNLILEDENIFTRQREYSDQRRAILSQISIQEQEISKARRFFLNGRIDFDDFAKLKQEYNETLIQLNIQLCNVTVKLTDCKQNNNVWQYSDLNILQSYKEQDLRGKRDIINLFTPTSINPFTKDFDVIHVDKVLSLVTKYCE, from the coding sequence ATGAAATCAGCCTATTTATACGTCCGGGTTAGCACGGATGAACAAAAAAGAAAAGGTTATTCTCTTGTTGAGCAAGAAGATCACCTTGTAAAACATTGCCAGTTATACAATATTAAAATCAAAGGAACATTCAGGGAAGATTTTTCTGCAAAGGATTTTAATCGCCCTGAATGGAAAAAACTCATCAAAGCAATCCGAAAGAACAAACATCGACCGCCGGAAAATATACTTTTTATAAAATGGGATCGCTTCAGCCGTAATGTTGAATACGCCTATCAAATGATCCGGACATTGAGAGAGCTTAATGTTCAGACGATGGCTGTTGACCAGCCTATTGATTTTGATATACCTGAAAGTATAGTAATGCTTGCCGTTTACCTATCCATACCAGAAGCGGAGAATTGTAGACGTGGATTGACGACCTCGGATGGTATAAGAAGAGCAAAGAAAATGGGTAAGTGGCCGACAAAAGCACCTATTGGATATATGAATCGAACGGCACCTGATGGCAAAAAGTTTATTATGCCCAAGCATCCCGAGGCAGAATATATAAAATGGTCGTTTGAACAGCTGGCAACAGGTACCTGTACTATCAGTCAGGTAATGAAAATTGCCAACATTAAGGGCCTTCAATGTGGGCGCAGCCATTTCTGGAGAATTTTACGCAACCCTATCTACTGTGGGATTATTAAGATTCCCGCCGGCCGTAATGAGGAAGAGCAATATGTCAAAGGGATTCACGAGCCACTCATTTCGGAAACCCTATTTTTTCAGGTTCAAAGTCTCACAAATAAAAAGAACAACAAACTAGAAAGTAGAGAAGCTTTAAAATCAGTATTTCCTTTAAGGGGGCTTTTATCCTGTCCGTGGTGCGGTGGTAAACTTACAGGAAGCATATCACAGGGGAAACACTCAAAATATGCTTACTACCACTGCTTGAAACATAGATGCAAGGGTAGATTCCGCGCGGAAACGTTAAATCATAACTATGAAGAAAAATTAAAGCATATACGTTTGAGGCCTGAGGCATATGAATTGTTCAATCTTATTTTGGAAGATGAAAACATCTTTACTCGACAAAGAGAATACTCTGACCAGCGTAGGGCGATTTTATCGCAAATCTCGATACAAGAACAGGAAATTTCAAAGGCAAGAAGATTCTTTTTGAATGGGAGAATCGACTTTGACGACTTTGCTAAGCTGAAACAAGAATACAACGAGACATTGATCCAGTTGAATATACAGTTGTGCAATGTGACTGTTAAGCTGACAGACTGCAAACAGAATAATAATGTATGGCAGTATTCTGATCTCAATATTCTTCAATCATATAAAGAACAAGACTTAAGAGGCAAGCGTGATATTATAAATTTATTTACTCCAACATCAATAAATCCATTTACAAAAGACTTTGATGTAATACATGTTGACAAAGTGCTATCTCTGGTCACAAAATATTGTGAATAA
- a CDS encoding glycoside hydrolase family 88 protein codes for MTSQIGKWATALAFLVIPAAASAQQVSKKDMRTLIDENMRFAVKQYQVLKDSTPAHRMPRTFQNGRSVTSDTEWWCSGFYPGTLWYLYEYTKDPAVKAEAEQRLAILEKEKRYTGNHDIGFMIYCSFGNAYRITGDKKYKDVVDTAAVYQITRYQPSIQSIQSWNKNKRLNCPVIIDNMMNLEQLLWVAQQGGDPRFREIAITHANTTLKNHYRPDHSTFHIVDYDLDKGTVIQKVNGQGAHDTSAWSRGQAWGLYGFTLMYRFTRDQKYLDHARNIAQFILTHPNLPADKIPYWDYNAPQMPTSRDASAGAIAASALLELGRHVNRQERQQYVSAAATMLQSLGSPAYRAKPGENGGFLLKNSVGHFLANSEVDVPLTYADYYFLEGLLRYKKWYL; via the coding sequence ATGACTTCCCAAATCGGTAAATGGGCCACGGCGCTGGCATTCCTCGTTATCCCGGCGGCCGCATCCGCCCAGCAGGTGTCGAAAAAAGACATGCGTACATTGATAGATGAAAACATGCGATTCGCAGTAAAGCAGTACCAGGTGTTGAAAGACAGTACCCCGGCCCACCGGATGCCCCGCACTTTCCAGAACGGCCGGTCCGTAACTTCCGACACCGAATGGTGGTGCAGCGGGTTTTATCCCGGAACGCTATGGTACCTCTATGAATACACCAAAGACCCGGCCGTGAAAGCCGAAGCGGAACAGCGCCTCGCCATTCTCGAGAAGGAAAAACGGTACACCGGCAACCATGATATCGGGTTTATGATTTATTGCTCCTTCGGCAACGCTTACCGCATCACCGGAGATAAAAAATATAAAGATGTGGTAGACACGGCGGCGGTGTATCAAATCACCCGTTACCAACCTTCCATCCAATCCATCCAATCCTGGAATAAAAACAAAAGGCTGAACTGCCCCGTGATCATCGATAACATGATGAACCTGGAACAATTGCTCTGGGTAGCCCAGCAGGGTGGAGACCCGCGTTTCCGTGAGATCGCCATTACCCACGCCAACACCACGCTGAAAAACCACTATCGCCCCGATCATAGTACTTTCCATATCGTGGATTATGATCTCGATAAAGGCACGGTTATCCAGAAAGTAAATGGACAGGGTGCACACGATACTTCGGCCTGGAGCCGCGGCCAGGCATGGGGACTGTATGGTTTCACGCTGATGTACCGTTTCACCCGCGACCAAAAATACCTCGACCACGCAAGGAACATCGCGCAGTTCATCTTAACGCATCCCAACCTGCCCGCCGATAAAATTCCATATTGGGATTACAACGCGCCGCAGATGCCTACTTCCCGCGACGCATCCGCTGGCGCCATTGCAGCTTCTGCGCTGCTGGAGCTGGGGCGGCACGTGAACAGGCAGGAAAGGCAACAGTACGTATCCGCTGCGGCCACCATGCTGCAATCGCTGGGCTCGCCGGCATACCGCGCAAAACCGGGTGAGAACGGCGGCTTCCTGTTGAAAAACAGTGTAGGGCATTTTCTCGCCAATTCGGAAGTGGATGTACCGTTGACCTACGCCGATTACTATTTCCTGGAAGGGCTGCTGCGCTATAAAAAATGGTATTTATAG
- a CDS encoding class I SAM-dependent methyltransferase has product MTSQEAARLIQLPHPTTPQPQTWADLGSGSGLFSEALLRQLPPQSQVYAIDRTAIPHPAPGIIPLQRDFRSFPWNLPPLNGILMANALHFVEQQETFLRQAAGNIVPGGQFLFVEYDTDTPNPWVPYPLSLSTLQSRFRNLGLQPPRLLRSMPSKFGRARLYAAVTIVG; this is encoded by the coding sequence ATGACCTCCCAGGAAGCCGCCCGCCTCATCCAGCTCCCCCATCCAACCACCCCACAACCACAAACCTGGGCCGACCTCGGCAGCGGATCAGGCCTCTTCTCCGAAGCCCTCCTCCGCCAGTTGCCTCCCCAAAGCCAGGTCTACGCTATCGACCGTACCGCCATTCCGCACCCCGCTCCCGGCATCATCCCCCTCCAACGCGATTTCCGCTCCTTCCCCTGGAACCTCCCGCCCCTCAACGGCATCCTCATGGCCAATGCCCTCCACTTCGTTGAACAGCAGGAAACATTCCTCCGGCAAGCCGCCGGAAATATCGTTCCGGGCGGACAATTCCTATTCGTCGAATATGACACCGACACGCCCAATCCATGGGTACCTTATCCCCTGAGCCTTTCCACATTGCAATCACGGTTCCGCAACCTCGGTCTGCAGCCCCCGCGCCTGCTGCGTTCCATGCCGTCCAAATTCGGCCGCGCACGGCTCTACGCCGCGGTAACGATAGTAGGATAA